The Xenopus tropicalis strain Nigerian chromosome 7, UCB_Xtro_10.0, whole genome shotgun sequence genome includes a region encoding these proteins:
- the kif11 gene encoding kinesin-like protein KIF11 (The RefSeq protein has 2 substitutions compared to this genomic sequence) — MSSQNSFMSSKKDDKGKNIQVVVRCRPFNQLERKASSHSVLECDAPRKEVCVRTGGINDKLGKKTYTFDMVFGPAAKQIDVYRSVVCPILDEVIMGYNCTVFAYGQTGTGKTFTMEGERSADEEFTWEQDPLAGIIPRTLHQIFEKLSENGTEFSVKVSLLEIYNEELFDLLSPSPDVGERLQMFDDPRNKRGVIIKGLEEVSVHNKDEVYHILERGAARRKTASTLMNAYSSRSHSVFSVTIHMKETTVDGEELVKIGKLNLVDLAGSENIGRSGAVDKRAREAGNINQSLLTLGRVITALVERAPHIPYRESKLTRILQDSLGGRTKTSIIATVSPASINLEETVSTLEYANRAKNIMNKPEVNQKLTKRALIKEYTEEIERLKRDLATAREKNGVYLSNENYEQLQGKVLSQEEIITEYTEKITAMEEEIKRINELFAENKKELEECTTILQCKEKELEETQKNLHESKEQLAQEAFVVTALETTEKKLHGTANKLLTTVRETSKDVSGLHAKLDRKRAVDQHNTQVHENFAEQMNKRFSVIERSVDEYSVKQQGMLDFYTNSIDDLLGASSAALSVTATAVAKSFTSVQETVSEKVSHSVDEILKQETLSSQAKDDLQKLMAAHRTGLEQALRTDLLPVVTAVLNLNSHLSHCLQNFQAVADKIDSHKEEMNSFFTEHSRSLHRLRLDSGSALSSIQSEYESLKVEIETAQSMHSEGVNNLIGSLQNQLNLLAMETQQNFSGFLAKGGKLQKSVGCLQQDLDSISSDAIEHTSSHHDKFAGQSQDIAVEIRQLAASNMGTLEESSKQCEKLTGSINAISRESQHWCESASQQIDSLLEEQVCYLRTSKKHLQSLQKDVEVGCGASVVEITEHVNAQRQAEEKALTSLVEQVRDDKEMLGEQRLELHEQVQSGQNKVNSYLNEELRNDVPTGTTPQRRDYVYPSLLVRTKPRDVLLEQFRQQQQEYLESISSVISEAVEPPVEQDSLEDEPPVAVNDSVMSEKSCIDLSMVCQENGGVPFFQQKKALRKEKENRANTTLLERSKIMDEAEQSLPKSKLPLRMQN; from the exons ATGTCTTCCCAGAATTCTTTTATGTCCAGCAAGAAGGACgacaaagggaaaaacatccaggtTGTGGTCAGATGCCG TCCCTTCAATCAGTTGGAACGCAAGGCAAGCTCTCACTCTGTGTTGGAATGTGATGCTCCAAGGAAAGAAGTCTGTGTTCGAACTGGAGGAATAAATGACAAACTGGGGAAGAAGACCTATACTTTTGATATG GTGTTTGGCCCTGCAGCCAAGCAGATTGATGTGTATAGAAGTGTTGTTTGTCCCATCTTGGATGAAGTTATTATGGGATATAACTGTACAGTCTTTGC GTATGGTCAGACTGGCACAGGAAAGACCTTTACTATGGAAGGGGAAAGATCAGCAGATGAAGAGTTTACTTGGGAGCAG GACCCTCTGGCAGGGATTATTCCTCGAACGCTGCATCAAATATTTGAGAAGCTGTCTGAGAATGGCACAGAGTTTTCAGTGAAAGTCTCTCTTCTGGAAATCTACAATGAGGAACTATTTGATCTGCTGAGCCCTTCTCCCGACGTTGGGGAAAGGCTGCAAATGTTCGATGATCCTCGGAACAAA AGAGGAGTCATTATTAAAGGGCTGGAGGAGGTATCTGTGCATAACAAAGATGAGGTGTACCATATATTGGAGAGAGGCGCAGCTAGGAGAAAAACTGCTTCTACTCTGATGAATGCATACTCCAG TCGATCGCATTCTGTGTTCTCCGTCACGATTCACATGAAAGAAACTACAGTTGATGGAGAAGAGCTTGTGAAGATCGGAAAGCTGAACTTG GTGGATCTGGCAGGAAGTGAAAATATCGGCCGTTCTGGAGCCGTGGACAAGAGAGCACGGGAAGCTGGAAATATCAACCAGTCTCTGCTGACCTTGGGCAGGGTAATCACTGCTCTTGTGGAGAGAGCTCCTCATATTCCGTACAGAGAATCCAAACTCACAAGGATCCTGCAGGATTCTCTCGGTGGGAGGACAAAAACATCCATCATTGCCACAGTGTCTCCTGCATCTATCAATCTAGAG GAAACAGTAAGCACTTTGGAATATGCCAACAGAGCAAAGAATATCATGAATAAGCCTGAGGTTAACCAGAAACTTACAAAGAGGGCACTCATCAAG GAGTACACCGAAGAGATTGAGCGACTCAAGAGGGACCTTGCTACAGCCAGAGAGAAGAATGGAGTTTATTTATCCAATGAGAACTATGA ACAATTACAGGGAAAAGTTCTGTCCCAAGAAGAGATTATTACTGAGTATACTGAGAAAATTACTGCCATGGAGGAGGAGATCAAAAGA ATCAATGAGCTGTTTGCTGAGAACAAAAAGGAGCTGGAGGAGTGCACGACCATCCTTCAGTGTAAGGAGAAGGAGCTGGAGGAAACGCAGAAAAACCTGCATGAATCAAAGGAGCAGCTGGCTCAGGAAGCATTTGTGGTGACAGCCTTAGAGACCACAGAAAAGAAGCTACATGGCACTGCAAACAAG TTATTGACCACCGTAAGGGAGACGTCAAAGGATGTGTCGGGGCTCCATGCGAAGCTGGACCGAAAAAGGGCTGTGGACCAGCACAACACTCAGGTTCACGAAAACTTTGCCGAACAAATGGATAAACGGTTCAGTGTGATTGAGCGATCTGTGGATGAGTACAGCGTGAAGCAGCAAGGGATGCTGGATTTCTATACTAACTCCATCG ACAACCTTCTTGGTGCCAGTTCTGCTGCACTGAGCGTAACAGCCACTGCCGTTGCCAAGTCATTCACCTCTGTACAGGAAACAGTGTCGGAGAAAGTGTCGCACAGCGTTGATGAGATACTGAAGCAGGAAACATTGTCTTCTCAAGCTAAAGATGATCTACAGAAGCTTATG gccgcGCATCGCACAGGGCTGGAGCAGGCACTAAGGACCGATTTGCTTCCGGTTGTGACGGCTGTTTTGAACCTGAATTCTCATTTGAGTCATTGCTTGCAGAACTTCCAAGCTGTGGCTGACAAG ATTGATTCTCATAAAGAAGAAATGAATTCATTTTTCACCGAACATTCTAGATCGCTACACAGACTCCGACTGGATTCAGGTTCTGCCTTATCCAGTATTCAGTCAGAATATGAAAGCCTAAAAGTGGAGATTGAGACGGCTCAGTCCATGCATTCAGAG GGGGTAAATAATCTCATTGGTTCTCTACAAAACCAGCTGAACTTGCTTGCCATGGAGACTCAGCAGAATTTTTCTGGATTTCTGGCTAAAGGAGGGAAGCTGCAGAAGTCTGTAGGCTGTCTGCAACAGGATTTGGATTC GATATCTTCAGATGCCATAGAACACACCTCTTCCCATCATGACAAGTTTGCCGGGCAGTCTCAGGACATAGCTGTGGAGATCAGACAGCTGGCAGCTTCTAATATGGGCACCTTGGAGGAGTCCAGCAAACAGTGCGAGAAGCTCACCGGCAGTATCAATGCCATCTCTCGGGAATCCCAGCACTGGTGTGAAAGTGCCAGCCAGCAGATTGACTCTCTGTTAGAGGAGCAAGTGTGTTACCTGCGTACCAGCAAAAAACATCTCCAGAGCTTACAGAAG GACGTAGAAGTCGGCTGTGGAGCGTCGGTGGTAGAAATAACCGAGCATGTGAATGCGCAGCGCCAGGCTGAGGAGAAGGCATTAACCAGCTTGGTGGAACAAGTCAGGGATGACAAGGAGATGCTTGGAGAACAGCGCTTGGAACTCCATGAACAAGTACAGAGCGGCCAAAACAAAGTAAATAGCTACCTCAACGAGGAACTCAGGAATGATGTGCCAACAG GTACAACACCCCAGAGAAGGGATTACGTGTATCCATCGTTGCTCGTAAGAACAAAGCCCAGGGATGTGCTGCTGGAGCAATTTAGGCAACAGCAACAAGAATATCTGGAATCCATATCCAGCGTCATCTCGGAGGCTGTGGAACCCCCTGTCGAGCAG GACTCGCTAGAAGACGAGCCACCGGTTGCAGTCAATGACAGCGTCATGAGTGAGAAATCCTGCATAGATCTCAGTATGGTCTGTCAGGAGAATGGAGGCGTTCCATTCTTCCAG CAAAAGAAAGCACTTcgaaaggaaaaggaaaacagAGCAAATACAACACTTTTGGAGAGATCTAAAATCATGGACGAGGCAGAACAGTCCCTTCCCAAGTCGAAACTCCCACTGCGGATGCAGAACTGA